The Candidatus Methylomirabilota bacterium genome segment AGATGCCGCGTGATGATGCGCCAGGCCCCGGCGCCGGCGATGCGCGCCTGCGCGATGAAGTCGAGCTGCATCAGCGTCAACACCTGGCCGCGGATCACGCGGGCGTAGCGGGCCCAGAGGATCACGGAGATGGCCACGACCACGTTGGTGAAGCTCGGGCCCACCGTCACCGCCAGGATCAGCGCGAGCAGGATGACGGGGAAAGACATCGTGGCGTCGGTCATCCGCATGAGCGCGGCGTCCACGCGGCCGCCGTAGTAGCCCGCGCAGAGCCCCACCGACGCGCCGAACGCGCTGGCCAGCAGGACGGCGAGCACGCCGGCCGCCAACGACACGCGCGAGCCCCAGATGATCCGGGAGAGCATGTCGCGGCCCAGCCGGTCGGTGCCGAGCGGGTACTTCCAGCTGCCGCCCTCCTGCCAGACGGGCGGCTTGAAGCGATTCCGGAGCGATTGGTCGTGCGGGTCGGCCGGGCTCAGCAGGGGAGCCAGGATGGCCAGCAGCACGAAGACGGCGATAATGCCGATCGGGATAAGCGGAAGCTTCCTGTCGCGGGGCGCCGGCCGCACCGGGATTTCGGCCTCCGACAGGACGAGCGCGCTACCTACCACCGGCTCAGCGGGCATAGCGGATGCGAGGGTCGATCACGGCGTACAGGCAGTCTACGCCGAGGTTCACCACGGCCACGATGGCCGCGGTGGTCAGCACCACCGCCTGGATCACCGGGAAGTCCCGCGAGCTGATGCCCTCGTAGGCGAGCCGGCCCAGGCCGGGCCACGCGAACACCGTCTCCACGACGATGGCGGTGGTGACGAGGATCGCGAAGTAGATGCCGGCGAACGTTACCACCGGGATGAGCGCGTTCTTGAGCGCGTGGAGCCAGACGACCCGATGCTCGACCACGCCCTTGACGCGCGCGAGCTTGACGTACTCCGAGTCCAGCACCTCGAGCATCGCCGAACGGAGCAGGCGCATCATGCCCGCGACGACGAACCAGCCGAGCGTGAAGCCGGGTAGGATGTAGCTGGTGAAGCCCTCGATGCCGCCGGCGGGCAGCCACTGGAGCCGGCCCGCGACGAACTCGACGAGGACGATGGCCACCCAGAACGTCGGCAGCGACTGCCCGAGCACCGCGATCACCTGCGCCGCCCGGTCGAGGCCGGTGCCCTTCTTCACCGCGGCCATTATGCCGAGGGGGAAGGCGATGGCGAGCGAGACGCCCATGGCGAACACGGCGAGGCGCAGCGAGTTGGGCAGCCGCTCGCCTATCAGCTCGATCACCGGCTTGCGCGCCCGGAGCGACATGCCGAAGTCGCCCGTGACCGCCTTGCCCACGAACGAGAAGTACTGCTCGACGTAGGGCCGGTCGAGGCCGAGGTAGCGGCGGGCGTTGGCGTAGTCCTCCTCGGTGGCGCCCATGGGGAGAATGAGGCTGAGCGGGTCGCCGGTGGCCCTGGCCAGGACGAAGACCACGACCGACAGAATGGCCAGGGCCACCAGCGACTGGAGCAGCCGGGACAGGACGAAGCGGAACAACTCGCCCGCTACTTGCTCGAGGCCAGCTCGTCGATGAACAGGTCGTACATGACCGAGCCCGGGTTCCATTTGCCGAGCCGCTTGCTGGTGGCGTACGGCGAGTGGAGGTACACGACCGGCACGCCGTAGTGCTCGCTCCGCATCCGCGTGTAGATGTTGCGCATCAGGGCATTGATCTTGTCCTTGTCGGTCTGGCGCATGACCTGCGCGATCATGCTGTCGATCTCGGCGTCGTTGACCGTGTCGTTGAGCTTTGACGGCGTGTAGGCCTGTTTCTCCAGGAGCGCGTAGGCGCCGATCCAGTCACGGTTGGCGATGTTGTAGTAGCCGACCGAGCCCGGGTTCTTGCGGTCCACCCATTGCTTGCGGAAGGCCGGGTAGTCCACCGGGATGAGCTTGGTCTTGATCCCGATCTTCTCCCAGTACCCGGACACGGCCTCGGCGAAGGCCTTGCCCTCGGGCAGGCCCGGGAGCTGGAAGGCGTAGACGTCTAGTGGAAAACCGGAGGCTACTCCGGCCTCGGCCAGGAGCTTCTTCGCGCGAGCCGGATCGTACTGGTACGCCATCTCCGGCGTCACCTTGAAGCCGATGTCGCGGAATGACCACGACAGGCCCATCGGGATGGACGCCGGCTCGGCCCGTCCGGCGAAGATGGACTGGGCGATCTCAGCGCGGTCGATGGCGATGTTCATCGCCTCCCGGACCCGCTTGTCCTTCGTGGGCTCCGTCCGGCCGTCTGGGCCGAGCACCCACCACATATGGAGGATGGCCTCCTCCTTGCGGAAGTGGACCGGGAAGTTCTCCTTCTCGAGCTCCTTGACGCGCTCGCGGCTGACGTCGGACACGTCCACCTCGCCCCGCCGCAGGAGGGCGATCCGCGTCGTCTCCTCCGGCACGAGCTTGAAGGTGACGGTCTTGTACTTCGGCGTCCCGATGCGCCAGTGGCTGTCCACGGCGGCCATCTTGATGTGCGACCCCGTCACCTGCTCCACGAACTTGTAGGGGCCGCTCCCCACCGGCTTCCGGGCGAAGACGTCGTCGCCGACCTGCTCGATGTACTTCTTGGGTAGCACCATGCCCTCGGTGGACAGCGAGCGCGACAGGTAGGTCGGGATGATCAGCGTGGACTCCTTGGTGACGATCACCACGCGGTCGGGCGCCGGCGTCTCGATGTCCTGGATGAGGGTGCGGAGGGGCCCGGCGTACCCCGTCGTCGAGCGCTTGCCCATCGCGCGCTGAAGGCTGAACTTCACGTCCTCCGAGGTGACGTCGTCGCCGTTGTGGAACTTCACGCCCTTGCGGAGGTGGAACGTCCAGCGCTTGTAGTCGGGCGAGTTCTCCCACTTCAAGGCGATACCGCCCTGCTGCGTCGGCTGGCCGTCCAGCGTCGTGCCGACGAGATAGTCGAACATGAGCGAGAGGTAGTACTTGACGTTGTGCCCCTGCAGCGCCGGGTCGAGTGTCTCGGCGGAGAAGCTCGACAGCGCGACCGTCAGGTCGGTCTTCGCCTGGGCCCAGCCCGGCGGGGCGACGGCCAGGCTCGCGAGGGCCATGGACACGAGGGACACTGCGACAATCCGGCTGATGCGGTTCATGGATAGCTCCTCATGTCGGCTCGTGTGGACCCAGGCGATGAACCACGGGCAATGGGCGTGCCGAACCTCGCGCGCCGCCCCGACCTTACCCCGGCTGCGGCCGAACGGCAAGCCCTTGTCGTTGACCTGTTCCGGGCGATCTGGCAGGATCGGCACCTGTGGTCAACCGCGTGGACAGGCGAGCAAGGAGAACCTGATGATTTCGAAGAGCAAGAGTCCCGACGTGCGCATTCCCGACGTTCCGATCACCGAGTACGTGCTGCGCCACGCGGCCCGGCTCGGCGACAAGCCGGCGCTGATCGACGGGCCGACCGGCCGCACCCTGACGTACCGCCAGCTCGCCGAGAGCGTCAAGCGGGCGGCCGCCGGGCTTGGCCGGCGCGGGTTCAAGAAGGGCGACGTCTTCGCGATCTACAGCCCCAACCTGCCCGAGTACGCGGTGATCTTCCTCGCCGTCGCCTCCGTCGGAGGCATTAACACCACGGCGAATCCCTTGTACACGGCCGATGAGCTGGCGAAGCAGCTGGCGGACTCGCGGGCCCGGTTCCTGGTGACGGTGCCGCCCTTCCTCGACAAGGCGCAGGAGGCCGCGAAGAAGAGCGGGATCGAGGAGGTCTTCGTGTTCGGCACGGCGGAAGGCGCCACGCCCTTCTCCGATCTCCTCCAGGCGGGCGACGAGCCGCCGGCGGTGCGCATCGACCCAAGAGAAGACCTCGTCGTCCTGCCGTATTCGAGCGGGACGACCGGGCTCCCGAAGGGCGTCATGCTGACGCACCGCAACCTGGTGGCGAACCTCTGCCAGTGCGAGGGCATGGAGAACTTCGGAGGGTTTGCCGAAGCCGACGTCACGATCGCGTTCCTGCCTTTCTTCCATATCTACGGCATGGTCGTCATCATGATGCTGGGGCTTGCCGGCGGCGGCACCATCGTGGTTATGCCGCGCTTCGACCTCATGGAGTTCCTTGGCCTCATCCAGAAATATCGGGTGACGATCCTGCCCCTGGTCCCGCCGGTCGTGCTCGGGATGGTCAAGCACCCCGCCGTCGCCCAGTCCGACCTCTCGAGCGTCCGGCTGGTCTTCTCGGGCGCGGCGCCGCTCGGCGAGGAGATGGCGCGCGAGCTCGGCCGCAAGCTCAAGTGCCCCGTGGTCCAGGGCTACGGCATGACGGAGGCGAGCCCCGTGACCCACCTGAGCCCGACGAAGAATGCGCCGATGAAGCCGGGGTCCGCCGGGTGCGTCGTGCCGAACACGGAAGTGAAGATCGTCGACATCTTGACAGGGCAGGAAGTGCCCCAGGGCAAGGACGGCGAGCTACTGATCCGCGGGCCGCAGATCATGAAGGGCTACCTCAACCAGCCCGGGGAGACCGCCGCGTGTCTCGATCGCGAAGGCTGGTACCACACCGGTGACGTCGGCTACGTGGACGACGACGGGTTCTTCTTCATCGTGGACAGGACCAAGGAGCTCATCAAGTACAAGGGCCTCCAGGTCGCCCCCGCCGAGCTCGAGGCGCTGCTGGTAACGCATCCCGCGGTGCTGGACGCGGCCGTCGTGCGGAAGGCCGACGAGGAGGCGGGCGAAGTGCCCAAGGCCTTCATCGTGCTGAAGGCGGACGAGGCCTCGCGCGCGACCCCGGCCGACGCCATCATGGGCTGGGTGGCCGAGCGCGTCGCCCCCCACAAGCGCATCCGCCACCTCGAGTTCATCGACCAGATCCCGAAGTCCGCGTCAGGCAAGATCTTGCGCCGGGTGCTCATGGACAGGGACAAGACGCGGTAGCTGCGGCGAGCCTTCGTCAGTCCCTAGGTGGTCTTGGACCAGAGGACGAACTTCGAGGTCCCCGGGCCGAGATCCTTCAGGAGGGGCCGAAACCCGTTGGCGGTGAGTCTCCGGCGGGCCGCGTCGTCCAGGTCGTCGGCGGGAGCGAGATAGACCTTCGCGCCGGGCGCCGTCAGCATCCGCTCTGTCTCAGCGGGATCCTCGGTCGTGTAGATGAATGTGGCGTCTCGCCGGCCGCGCTTCATCAGGTCGTACTTCGGCGAGACTTTGCGATAGAAGACTTCGCCGCCGGGCGGCAGCGCGGCGTCGATCGCGCCGACTACCGCATTCCATTGCATCGTACGCGGGGTCGTGAAGGCCCCGCGCTTCTCGACAAAGCTCTCGGCGTGGAACGCGAGGGCCGCACCAACCACCAGCGGGACCAGCCACGCGGCCACACGTGTGCGCTCGGTGAACGCCCAGACGAAGAGCTCTGACACCAGCCAGGCCATGACGGGGATGAAGAAGAGCGTGTAGTAGCCGCCGGCGGGGAGAGCGGTGCAGCGGAGAGCGAAAACGAGCACGGGCACGCAGATCAGGAACGGGCGCCGCTCCCTGACCAGGATCCACGCGAGGGCGATCAGGATGCTGATTGCCGCGTACGTGGTGACGAAGTCATGGGCGAACACCGTCGCGGGCGTGGTGAAGAAGCCGTACGCGCTCGTGTGAACCACGTACGTCACGCCGCGGTGGACCACGTAGACCGCGTAGTTGAGGTAGTACAGCACCGTGAGTCCCACCATGCACAGGACGACGGAAGATTTCAGCTCCCGCCAGCCCACCTTTTCCTGCCGCATGGACCAGAGGAACATGGCGGCGCCGGCGCCCGCATAGTAGAGGCCGGTGATCTTGAAGAGCAATCCGAACCAGAGTAGGAAGAATCCCAGGCTCCACCGCTGGCGCCCGACCGCAAGGACGCCAAAGAGCCCGAAGACCGCCGCGGGGATCTCCGCATCCGCCCCCGTCGAATAGAGGACAGGCACGGGGTTCGTGAACACCAGCAGCGCCGCCAGGCTGACGGGCAGGGCGGACTGCCCGCCGAAGTAGATCGCGAGACCCCAGAGCAGCGCGACGGGGAAGAGCGCGTTGAGCAGCGGCAGCGTATACCGCACGTCGCCGACCAGCCGGGCCAGGTAGTGCGCCCGGACGAGCAGCGGCTGGTCCACAGGTGTGGCATGAGGGACCTGGTCAGTGAACCATCGAACGCGCTCGTCCTCGAAGGGCAGGATCGCTTCCGGCCACGACGCCACGTACACGACCACGATGACCAGGCTGACCGCGATCAGCGGCCACAGAGCCCGCCCGCCAGGGAGCCGCTTACGCATGATCGCGACCGCTTCGCTCGCGAGCGCGCCGAAGTCCGAGATTCGGAGAAGCACGAGGGGCGCCACAGCGAAGAAGGCGTTGTAGGCAATGGCGAGAGGTCCGCTGAGACTCACGCCCCCGATGACGAGACGCCGGGCGACCGACGGCGGCACCACCGCGTACAAGTCACCGTAAAGGATCCGCCACGCGACGATGGCCGTGTAGACGCAGTTCACCGCGCAGAAGCCCAGCACTAGCAGCGACGGCGGAGAGGCCAGCCGGATCAGGCTGGAGCGCGCCGGCACGACTAGCGCTGCCGGCAGAGGACGATGATGGCCGGCGTGTGGTGCCTGAAGGTGCGGGTCGTCATGTGGAGGTAGTACTTCATCGGGAGCAGGTATCTCAGGATTCCCTTCCACTCGGTGAGCGCGAAGTGGCCGGAGGCCCATTCGAGCCACCGCTTCCTCGGCCACTTGTGTATGTGGGTCGGGTCACGGTCCAGCACGCGGATCACGGGTCCGCTCAGCCCGTCGTAGACCGGCACGACGAAGACGAAGCACCCGCCGTCCACCAACTGCTCCTTCACCGATCGCGCCACCGCGTCGGGATCTGGCACGTGCTCGATCACATCGAACGCCGTCACCACGCCGAACGTCTCTCCGAACACTCCGCGGTCCGTCGCGGCGGCAACCTTGAAGACTCCCCGGGGGTTGCTCTTGGCCGCTTCCGCCACCGCCCATTCGCTCACGTCGGTCCCGAAGATCTCCCAGCGGGGATCGAGCGAGCCGAGGAAGCGGCCGAATGCGCAGCCGATATCGTGGATCCGCCGGGGGACACCCGGCGCCATGTGCTTCTCGATCATGTCGGCGTAAAAGCGCAGACGGCGCGGGGGATTCTGGGCGATGTAGTCGCGATACTTCGTCTTGAAGTAGTCGGCGTCGAAGACGTCGTGTGCCATGGTCTGGAGCGCGGCTCAGCGCGCGATTCGCCGGTGGACGATCAGCGCGAGCGACCCGGCGATGGTCCGCAGCACCTTCATCTTGCTCGCGCCCTGTTTGAGGTCGTACCTCAGGATGAGCGGGACCTCCCGGAAGATCAGGTCCAGCTTTCGGAGCTTCAAGAGAATGTCCACCATGCACTGAAAGCCTTCCTGGTTGACGAAGTCGTCGCCGTAGCGCCGGAAGGCATCACGTAGCACCGACGCGCGATAGGCGCGATAGCCGCACGTGTAGTCCCGGACACCCCGGATCGGGAAGGCCAGCTGGAAGATGGCTCGGGCGGCGAGGCTCAGGAGCTTGCGATGGAACGGCACCCCCCGGACGTACGATCCCGGCCGGTACCGCGACGCGATCACCACGTCGGCCCCTTCGCGGACGACCCGGATCATGTTGCGGATGAGGCCGGGCGTGTGGGTGTTGTCGGCGTCCATGACGACGATGATGTCGTCATCGGCGGCGATGGAGACGGCCGTCTTCAATCCATCGCGGATGGTCGTCCCGAGCCCGCGGTTGATTTCGTGCCGTTCGAGACGCACCGGCACGTGCTGCGCGTACTCGCGTGCGACCCGGGCGGTGCCGTCGGTGCTG includes the following:
- a CDS encoding 4-coumarate--CoA ligase family protein; amino-acid sequence: MISKSKSPDVRIPDVPITEYVLRHAARLGDKPALIDGPTGRTLTYRQLAESVKRAAAGLGRRGFKKGDVFAIYSPNLPEYAVIFLAVASVGGINTTANPLYTADELAKQLADSRARFLVTVPPFLDKAQEAAKKSGIEEVFVFGTAEGATPFSDLLQAGDEPPAVRIDPREDLVVLPYSSGTTGLPKGVMLTHRNLVANLCQCEGMENFGGFAEADVTIAFLPFFHIYGMVVIMMLGLAGGGTIVVMPRFDLMEFLGLIQKYRVTILPLVPPVVLGMVKHPAVAQSDLSSVRLVFSGAAPLGEEMARELGRKLKCPVVQGYGMTEASPVTHLSPTKNAPMKPGSAGCVVPNTEVKIVDILTGQEVPQGKDGELLIRGPQIMKGYLNQPGETAACLDREGWYHTGDVGYVDDDGFFFIVDRTKELIKYKGLQVAPAELEALLVTHPAVLDAAVVRKADEEAGEVPKAFIVLKADEASRATPADAIMGWVAERVAPHKRIRHLEFIDQIPKSASGKILRRVLMDRDKTR
- a CDS encoding ABC transporter permease, whose protein sequence is MFRFVLSRLLQSLVALAILSVVVFVLARATGDPLSLILPMGATEEDYANARRYLGLDRPYVEQYFSFVGKAVTGDFGMSLRARKPVIELIGERLPNSLRLAVFAMGVSLAIAFPLGIMAAVKKGTGLDRAAQVIAVLGQSLPTFWVAIVLVEFVAGRLQWLPAGGIEGFTSYILPGFTLGWFVVAGMMRLLRSAMLEVLDSEYVKLARVKGVVEHRVVWLHALKNALIPVVTFAGIYFAILVTTAIVVETVFAWPGLGRLAYEGISSRDFPVIQAVVLTTAAIVAVVNLGVDCLYAVIDPRIRYAR
- a CDS encoding glycosyltransferase — protein: MIVVLPAYNEEKSLGLLLQRLDQSMHEDDLEYEIVVVDDGSTDGTARVAREYAQHVPVRLERHEINRGLGTTIRDGLKTAVSIAADDDIIVVMDADNTHTPGLIRNMIRVVREGADVVIASRYRPGSYVRGVPFHRKLLSLAARAIFQLAFPIRGVRDYTCGYRAYRASVLRDAFRRYGDDFVNQEGFQCMVDILLKLRKLDLIFREVPLILRYDLKQGASKMKVLRTIAGSLALIVHRRIAR
- a CDS encoding class I SAM-dependent methyltransferase, producing the protein MAHDVFDADYFKTKYRDYIAQNPPRRLRFYADMIEKHMAPGVPRRIHDIGCAFGRFLGSLDPRWEIFGTDVSEWAVAEAAKSNPRGVFKVAAATDRGVFGETFGVVTAFDVIEHVPDPDAVARSVKEQLVDGGCFVFVVPVYDGLSGPVIRVLDRDPTHIHKWPRKRWLEWASGHFALTEWKGILRYLLPMKYYLHMTTRTFRHHTPAIIVLCRQR
- a CDS encoding ABC transporter substrate-binding protein produces the protein MNRISRIVAVSLVSMALASLAVAPPGWAQAKTDLTVALSSFSAETLDPALQGHNVKYYLSLMFDYLVGTTLDGQPTQQGGIALKWENSPDYKRWTFHLRKGVKFHNGDDVTSEDVKFSLQRAMGKRSTTGYAGPLRTLIQDIETPAPDRVVIVTKESTLIIPTYLSRSLSTEGMVLPKKYIEQVGDDVFARKPVGSGPYKFVEQVTGSHIKMAAVDSHWRIGTPKYKTVTFKLVPEETTRIALLRRGEVDVSDVSRERVKELEKENFPVHFRKEEAILHMWWVLGPDGRTEPTKDKRVREAMNIAIDRAEIAQSIFAGRAEPASIPMGLSWSFRDIGFKVTPEMAYQYDPARAKKLLAEAGVASGFPLDVYAFQLPGLPEGKAFAEAVSGYWEKIGIKTKLIPVDYPAFRKQWVDRKNPGSVGYYNIANRDWIGAYALLEKQAYTPSKLNDTVNDAEIDSMIAQVMRQTDKDKINALMRNIYTRMRSEHYGVPVVYLHSPYATSKRLGKWNPGSVMYDLFIDELASSK
- a CDS encoding ABC transporter permease, encoding MPAEPVVGSALVLSEAEIPVRPAPRDRKLPLIPIGIIAVFVLLAILAPLLSPADPHDQSLRNRFKPPVWQEGGSWKYPLGTDRLGRDMLSRIIWGSRVSLAAGVLAVLLASAFGASVGLCAGYYGGRVDAALMRMTDATMSFPVILLALILAVTVGPSFTNVVVAISVILWARYARVIRGQVLTLMQLDFIAQARIAGAGAWRIITRHLFPNTLNTLVVLVTLQIGYVIILEASLSFLGAGIPPPTPAWGSMISEGREFVTSAWWVSMFPGLAIMLVVLAFNLLGDWLRDTFDPKLRQL